From the genome of Leptotrichia sp. oral taxon 847:
ATGGGTCTACTTGAAATTGAAGAAAGACCAAAATTACTCTCAGAAAAGCAGATGTTATCAGCAGTTGGACAAGTGACACTTATGCAGGTGTATCAGACTTTTTTTAAAAAGTATGACAAGCTCATTGGACAACTGCTTTTGACTAAAGAAGAATTTTCAGACAGAAAAAGATATTTGAATGTAAGAAATGTGTGCAATGCTTTTTTAGATAGGAAAATAATTCCCGTCATAAACGAAAATGACGCAATTGTTTCGGATGAATTGAAATTGAAAGTGGGAGATAATGATACGATGTCAGCGTTAGTTTCAGGATTGATTGATGCGGATCTACTCATTATTTTGTCAGATATCGACGGTCTTTATAACAAAAATCCTAGAAAGTATGAAGATGCCAATTTAATTGAAATTGTTGGTGATATAAGCGAAGATATAAAAAATATGGCTGGTGAAAAAGGCTCAAAATTTGGGACAGGTGGAATGATTACCAAAATAATGGCTGCGGAAATGGCAACAAAAATTGGGACAAATCTTGTGATTGTAAATGGAGACGATCCAAGAAATATCTCAAGAGTTGTGGAAAAAGAAAACATTGGAACGTTATTTGTGAGAAAGAATAAAAAAATTAGCGCTAAAAAATACTGGCTTGCTTATGGACCAGATAAAAAAGGTGAAGTTGTAATTGATGAAGGAGCGGAAAAAGCTTTACTTTCAGGAAAAAGTTTACTTCCAATAGGAATAAAATCAGTTTTTGAAACATTTGACAGAGGTGGAGTTTTGGAAATAAAAAATTCTAAAAATAAAATTATTGCAAATGGAATTTCAAATTATTCGTCGGATGAAATCGAGCTGATAAAAGGTCAAAAAAGTGAAGATATTGAAAAGATATTAGGTCATAAATATGACAACGTAGTGATTCATGCGGACAATATTGTTCTGATTGAAAATGTATAAATTTAATTTTAAAAAATTTATTAATATTTAGATATTAAAAAATTTTTGGGGTCAGAATAAAATGACTTTGAATAATTTTTAAAAAATTATTAATAAATTGAAATGGGAGAAAAAATTATGAATGAATATATTGAAGAAATGGGTAAAAAAGCAAAAATTGCATCACAAAAACTTTTGACACTTGATACAAAAACTAAAAATAATGCGCTTCGTGCCATTGCGGATGAAATAATTGAAAAAAAAGAAGAAATAAAAGCGGAAAATAAAATTGATTTGGAAAATGGGAAAAAGATGGATCTTAGTTTTGCGCTACTTGACAGAATGGAATTGACAGACGCTAGAATTGAAGGGATGGCGCAAAGTTTGAGAGAAATTGCAGCATTTACCGATCCGATTGGAGAGATTTTAACTGGATGGAATCACAAAAATGGGATGTCGATTGCGAAAAAAAGAGTCCCACTTGGCGTGATTGGAATGATTTATGAATCAAGACCAAATGTTACGATTGATGCGGCAGGGCTATGTTTAAAATCTTCAAATGCAGTAATTTTGAGAGGTTCTGAAAATGCAATAAATTCAAATATTTATTTGAATAAGTTATTTAATGAAGTTGGGAAAAAAGCGGGAATTCCTGAAAATTCAGTTCAGTTGATTGAAAAGCCAGAACGGGAATTGGTAAAAGATATGATAACTTTAAATGAATATATTGATGTTTTGATTCCAAGAGGTGGAAAAGGTTTAAAAAAATTTATGATTGAAAATGCGACAATTCCTGTAATTGAGACAGGAGCTGGAGTTTGTCATATTTTCGTTGATGAAAGCGCAGATATTGAGATGGCTTTACCAATAATTGAAAACGCAAAAACTCAAAGACCAAGCACTTGTAATTCGATTGAAACGGTTTTGGTTCACAAAAATATTGCAAATAAAATATTGCCAAAATTGACGGATATGCTGATAAAAGATAAAGTAGAGCTTAGATACAGTAAAGAAGCTCTTGACATTGTGGGAAACAGAAATGATGTGAAATTGGCTCAAGATGAAGATTTTGGGGCGGAATACTTAGATATGGTGATGTCGCTAAAATTGGTGGACAATGTGGAAGAAGCAATCCATTATATCAATGAATACGGTACACATCACTCGGATTCGATTATCACCAAAAATATTGAAAATGCTGAAAAATTTTTGAATGAAGTGGATTCAGCAGCGGTTTATTTGAATGCGTCAACTAGATTTTCTGACGGCGGAGAATTTGGATTTGGTGGAGAAATCGGAATTTCTACACAAAAATTACACGCTCGTGGGCCTATGGGAGTGAGAGAATTGACTACGACTAAGTATGTAATTCGTGGAAATGGGCAAATTAGAGAATAAAAAATTTTTTGTGTAAAATATTGAAGTCAGAATATAAAAAATTTTGATTATTAAAAGTTTAGATTTTGTAATTAAGAATTATGAAAAAGGAGATTATTGTGAAAAATAAGTATTTTAAAATTTTGATTTTGTTAGCTTTTTTTATGTTAACTTTTGAAATTTTTGCTGAAAGTCAAGAAGAAATTATGAGAGTTACAAGGCAAGAATTAAAAGATTTGAAGATAAATGAAAAATCACTTGAAAAAACTTTTGAAGGAATTAAAATGCAGGAAGTAGATTTTTCTAAGTCAAAAAAACCATTTGAAGAAGCAGTTCAATTAGATGGGAAAAATTATCTTGCAATGCTTTATATTGGAACATACGAAAGAATGATTAATAAAGATAGTAAAAAAGCAATCGAATATTATCAAAAAGCAATAAAATTAAATCCAAAAAATCCTAGACCTTATAATAATATGGCAATCGCATATGCGTATTTAGGTGATAAGAAAAAATCTAACGAAACAATTCAAAAAATTATGTCGTTGTTTCCTGAATATCCAGAAGGTTATTATCAATGGGCTTTGAAATTGGCAGATGAAAAGAAATATTCTGAAAGTACTGAATATATGAAGAAAGCAATTGAAAAATATAACAAGATAAAAAAACTTGATTATTGGTATATAACTCAAGATGCAAAAGAACATTATATTATGGATGCACAGAAAATAATCATATATAATTATTTAGATCAAAATAAATTAACTGATGCAATAGACTTTTTCAAAGATGATATTTTCTTTAAAATGAAAGAAAATGGATATCCCGATGTAGATAAGTTATTGGTTGCGATGTATGACAAAAATGAGAAACTTTATAAAAATAAAAATTCTAAATTGTATAAAGAAAATTTTGAAAAATTAAAATCTATTGAATTTACAGGGCTTTTGATTAAAGCATACGATGATATGAAAACTAAAGACAAAAAATAATATGTGAAAAGTTAAATTTATCATAAATAAAAAAAGGAGCAAAAGATGAAAATAGGATTTATTGGAACAGGAAATATGGGAAGTTCGATAATTAAAGGAATTTTGTCTTCAAAATTTGAGAAAAATGAAAATATAAATATTTTCGATTTGGACAAAGACAAAGTGAATAATTTAGTCAAAGAATATGGAGTAAATGCCGTAAATAGTGAAAAAGAGCTGGCAGAAAATAGTGATATTATTGTTTTGTCAGTAAAACCCCATATAATTCCTGTCGTTTTGAAAAATTTGAGCGAAAATGTGAAAAAAGATACGATTATTTTGACAATTGCGGCTGGAATAAGTATTTCTGTGATTGAAAATGCTTTGGGAGAGGATAAAAAAGTTGTTAGAACAATGCCAAATACTCCTGCTCAGGTACTTTCAGGAATGACGGCAGTTACATTTAATAAAAATATTGAAAATTCTGAAAAAGAGATAATTTTTAATTTTTTAAACAGTTTTGGAAAAAGTGTGGAAATCGAAGAAAAATTAATGCACGCATATACAGGAATTAGCGGTTCACTTCCAGCGTATGTCTACATGTTTATGGAAGCACTGGCTGACGGTGGCGTACTTTGTGGAATGCCAAGAGATAAAGCATATAAAATAGTAGCACAAGCTGTGGCAGGTTCAGCAAAAATGCTATTAGAAACTGGAAAACATCCAGGACAGTTAAAAGACGAAGTATGCTCTCCAGCGGGAACAACAATCGAAGCCGTTAGAGTTTTGGAAAATGGAAATTTTCGTGGAAATGTAATTGGAGCAGTTGTGGCTTGTACAGAAAAGTCGAAAGAAATGGCAGGAGAAAAATAAATTTTATAAAGGAAAACTGAATTTTTTGTTTAGTTTTTCTTTTTACTAAGTTGAAAAACTTTCTACTTATATATTATGAATAGTATTTGGTGAAAAAAATTATGGATTTTTATTATACTTAATAATTAATAAAAAAAATTATACAAGATATTTTAATGGGAGAAAAGCCTTTGTTGTAAAGGAATCTCCCTTTTTTTACATCATATTAACAGGATCAACATCAACTGTAATTCTCACATTGCTGTCATTAAATTTAGCCAAATATTTTTTTATAATTTTTTTTATTTTTGGTATATTTTCTTTGTTAAATTTAAAATAAATTTGGTAGCGAAATCTTGAATTTATTTTAAAAATTGGAGCACGAAAAGGCTCTGAAATAAATTCGTTTGCGGATATTTTTATATTTTTATTTACAGTTTTGGAAATATATTTATAAAAAATATTTGCTTTTTCACATGCTAAATTTTCTTTTGTAGAAGAAATTACAATAACAATAAGTCGTCCAAAAGGAGGATAATTAAAAGATTTTCGCAAAAATAGCTCATTTTTGTAGTAACCTTCATAGTTGTTTTCAATAGTTTTCGTTATGACATCGTTATTTTCGTTAAATGTCTGAATTATGACTTTTCCATCTTTTGAACCTCTTCCCGCTCGTCCAGAAGCCTGTGTCAACAGCTGAAAAGTTTTTTCTCCGGCACGAAAATCTGGAAGATTTAAAATTATGTCAGCATTAATAATTCCGACCAAAGTAACATTTGGGAAGTGTAATCCTTTTGCAATAACTTGAGTTCCTAGCATTATATCATATTTTTGATTTTTAAAGTCATTGTAAATTTTTTCGTAGTCGCTTTTAGTTTTCATCGTTTCAGAATCTACTCTTATCATTTTTGCATTTGGAAAAAATTCTTTCAATTCTTCTTCAACTTTTTCAGTTCCGGTTCCTATCTGCTGCATTTTCTTAGAACCGCATTCCTTGCAAAATCCACTAAAATGTTCTTCGTATCCGCAGTAATGACATTTTAATTGATTTGTTTTTTTATAATAAGTTAGCGAAATACTGCAATTTGGACAAGTTGGAATATTTTGGCAATTTTTGCATTTTAAAAAGTTTGAAAACGCTTTTCTATTTAAAATTAGTATAATTTGCTCTTTTTTTTGCAAAGTTTGAGATATTTCTTTTAACAGTTTTTCTGAAAAATTTTCTGTTGTTTCGTTTAAATTTACAATTTCATATTCTGGAATTTTAGAATTTTGAAATCTATTTTTTAGCTCAATTAACTGTATATCGCCTTGATTTGCTTGATAAAAACTCTCAAACGATGGAGTTGCTGAGCCTAAGATAACTTTGACTTTTGTATTTTCATTTAAAAGCGCTCTTTTTATTGCGACATTTTTTGTGTGATAACGGGGATTATTTTCCTGCTTGTAAGTATTTTCATGTTCCTCGTCAACAATTATGTATTTTAAGTTTTGAACAGGCGCAAAGATGGCAGATCTTGCTCCGATTACGATTTTTTTCTCCCCATTTCTAATAAAAGTCCATTCTTCTCGCTTTTCTTTATCGCTAAGTTTACTGTGCAAAATAGCAACTTCATCTAAAAATTCTTCTTCCAGTCGCTCTATCATCTGTGTTGTTAGTGAAATTTCTGGCACCAAAAATATGCTTCCATATCCATTTTTTAGCGCTTCCTTTATAAGATTGATATAAATCTCAGTCTTTCCAGAACCAGTAATTCCTTTTAGTAGGAAAATTTGTTTTTTACTATTTTTTATAGTATTTACAGCATTTTGCTGTTCTTCGTTCAAAGTTATCTTTTTTTCAACAATTTTTCCTGTATTTTTTCTTTTATTCGAAATTTTAGAATTTAAAATAACTTTTTTTTCAACTGAAATAACTTTTTGTTTTATAGCTTTTTCAATAATTTCTTCTGAAAAATTTTTCTTTAAAGTGATTAATGTAACTTCTAATTTTTTTTTCATATATTTGTTAAACTTATTCACTTCCAAATTTTCCAAATTTTTGTCAAAATCTTTCAGATAAATAGCTTTTTTCGAATAATTTAATTTTAATGTTCCTGGATAAATGGTTTTAAAAACACTAAAAAAATCGCTTAAGTAATAGTTTTTTATCCATTTTGCAAGTTTCATTATTTCAAGTGGAATCGAAAGAACGGGAGCAGCGCAAACGATAGACTTTAATTTTTTTTGGTCAAAGTCAATTTTTTCTTCTTTTACAATATTTACAATTAATCCCATTTTATCGTGGTTTACAAAATTAACGATACACCATTGTCCAATTTCATACTTTTCGTTAGATTTGTACGTAAAAAGTCTCACATTATTTTCCACATAAATTTCGTAATAATACATTTTACCAAATTCCTTTTTTATAAATTATATTTATTTTACATTTTATTTATAAAAAAATCAATTGATTTTTTTTAAATAGTAATTTTGTAATATATATTACAGATTTTTTTTACAAAATATGGTAAACTTCTATTCGAAGAGCAAATATTTTACAAAATTTATTACTTTAAAAGGACTTGTTTAGTAACTTTGATTTTTGAAAAAAATAAATAATCAAAAATTTTTTCTAGAAAAAATTATCAGAGGTTATAAACAAGTCTAAAACTAATTTTTGAGATGTGAAAGGGAAGATTATGGAGAATTTGTTGAATAAAACGCTGTATGATATTATAAATAGCAATCCAAAAATGTATGATTTTT
Proteins encoded in this window:
- the proB gene encoding glutamate 5-kinase; its protein translation is MKKQNKREEILEDIQRIVIKVGTSTLTDENGQLDLQKMKKIVVEISNLQDKGFDVILVSSGAVGAGMGLLEIEERPKLLSEKQMLSAVGQVTLMQVYQTFFKKYDKLIGQLLLTKEEFSDRKRYLNVRNVCNAFLDRKIIPVINENDAIVSDELKLKVGDNDTMSALVSGLIDADLLIILSDIDGLYNKNPRKYEDANLIEIVGDISEDIKNMAGEKGSKFGTGGMITKIMAAEMATKIGTNLVIVNGDDPRNISRVVEKENIGTLFVRKNKKISAKKYWLAYGPDKKGEVVIDEGAEKALLSGKSLLPIGIKSVFETFDRGGVLEIKNSKNKIIANGISNYSSDEIELIKGQKSEDIEKILGHKYDNVVIHADNIVLIENV
- a CDS encoding glutamate-5-semialdehyde dehydrogenase, giving the protein MNEYIEEMGKKAKIASQKLLTLDTKTKNNALRAIADEIIEKKEEIKAENKIDLENGKKMDLSFALLDRMELTDARIEGMAQSLREIAAFTDPIGEILTGWNHKNGMSIAKKRVPLGVIGMIYESRPNVTIDAAGLCLKSSNAVILRGSENAINSNIYLNKLFNEVGKKAGIPENSVQLIEKPERELVKDMITLNEYIDVLIPRGGKGLKKFMIENATIPVIETGAGVCHIFVDESADIEMALPIIENAKTQRPSTCNSIETVLVHKNIANKILPKLTDMLIKDKVELRYSKEALDIVGNRNDVKLAQDEDFGAEYLDMVMSLKLVDNVEEAIHYINEYGTHHSDSIITKNIENAEKFLNEVDSAAVYLNASTRFSDGGEFGFGGEIGISTQKLHARGPMGVRELTTTKYVIRGNGQIRE
- a CDS encoding tetratricopeptide repeat protein; this encodes MKNKYFKILILLAFFMLTFEIFAESQEEIMRVTRQELKDLKINEKSLEKTFEGIKMQEVDFSKSKKPFEEAVQLDGKNYLAMLYIGTYERMINKDSKKAIEYYQKAIKLNPKNPRPYNNMAIAYAYLGDKKKSNETIQKIMSLFPEYPEGYYQWALKLADEKKYSESTEYMKKAIEKYNKIKKLDYWYITQDAKEHYIMDAQKIIIYNYLDQNKLTDAIDFFKDDIFFKMKENGYPDVDKLLVAMYDKNEKLYKNKNSKLYKENFEKLKSIEFTGLLIKAYDDMKTKDKK
- the proC gene encoding pyrroline-5-carboxylate reductase, translating into MKIGFIGTGNMGSSIIKGILSSKFEKNENINIFDLDKDKVNNLVKEYGVNAVNSEKELAENSDIIVLSVKPHIIPVVLKNLSENVKKDTIILTIAAGISISVIENALGEDKKVVRTMPNTPAQVLSGMTAVTFNKNIENSEKEIIFNFLNSFGKSVEIEEKLMHAYTGISGSLPAYVYMFMEALADGGVLCGMPRDKAYKIVAQAVAGSAKMLLETGKHPGQLKDEVCSPAGTTIEAVRVLENGNFRGNVIGAVVACTEKSKEMAGEK
- the priA gene encoding replication restart helicase PriA, yielding MYYYEIYVENNVRLFTYKSNEKYEIGQWCIVNFVNHDKMGLIVNIVKEEKIDFDQKKLKSIVCAAPVLSIPLEIMKLAKWIKNYYLSDFFSVFKTIYPGTLKLNYSKKAIYLKDFDKNLENLEVNKFNKYMKKKLEVTLITLKKNFSEEIIEKAIKQKVISVEKKVILNSKISNKRKNTGKIVEKKITLNEEQQNAVNTIKNSKKQIFLLKGITGSGKTEIYINLIKEALKNGYGSIFLVPEISLTTQMIERLEEEFLDEVAILHSKLSDKEKREEWTFIRNGEKKIVIGARSAIFAPVQNLKYIIVDEEHENTYKQENNPRYHTKNVAIKRALLNENTKVKVILGSATPSFESFYQANQGDIQLIELKNRFQNSKIPEYEIVNLNETTENFSEKLLKEISQTLQKKEQIILILNRKAFSNFLKCKNCQNIPTCPNCSISLTYYKKTNQLKCHYCGYEEHFSGFCKECGSKKMQQIGTGTEKVEEELKEFFPNAKMIRVDSETMKTKSDYEKIYNDFKNQKYDIMLGTQVIAKGLHFPNVTLVGIINADIILNLPDFRAGEKTFQLLTQASGRAGRGSKDGKVIIQTFNENNDVITKTIENNYEGYYKNELFLRKSFNYPPFGRLIVIVISSTKENLACEKANIFYKYISKTVNKNIKISANEFISEPFRAPIFKINSRFRYQIYFKFNKENIPKIKKIIKKYLAKFNDSNVRITVDVDPVNMM